The bacterium genome has a segment encoding these proteins:
- a CDS encoding polysaccharide biosynthesis C-terminal domain-containing protein, with protein MRRREAFKPERLEDRATNAFLEESLRRLRGSGTGALLARGSLAAFTVKSAGIGLALLPQLILTRLMGASRYGVYVVALNWVWVLVVFGKLGQDTSRVRFLSSCQSLGDWGAFRGLLRWSAATVLAVSCLLGLGLALTVQIAGARIPEELGRALLAGGALLPVLTLTALNASALQAVKKVAASDTPRLAGHGALALLAAGAIFAPGFDFSPAAVMGLTFASNFLALGLGLVLLRRSLPSQALSAAPVYHPHAWLGLGLAMLAVNGQFLILNRIDILMLKFFVPDATVGVYGIAVRLAAAVPFGLDAISMIAAPLVAQLYAEKRTVELRRVVHLAVSWSALLSSAIFLALVIGGKIWLGVFGPEFPGGYVPLVILCTGQLFNALTGPSGLLLTMTGLERKLAVLIGLALPANALLNWLLIPPLGAAGAALATCTVTVGWNTVAVILIRRKLRLWCVFGLSGRTPREAENGI; from the coding sequence TTGCGACGCCGAGAGGCTTTCAAGCCGGAGCGACTGGAGGATAGAGCGACGAACGCATTTCTGGAGGAATCCCTGCGCCGCCTGCGCGGATCCGGGACCGGGGCGCTGCTGGCGCGCGGCTCGCTGGCCGCGTTCACGGTCAAATCGGCCGGGATAGGGCTGGCGCTGCTGCCGCAACTGATCCTGACCCGCCTGATGGGCGCCTCGCGCTACGGAGTGTATGTGGTGGCGCTCAACTGGGTCTGGGTGCTGGTGGTGTTCGGCAAGCTCGGCCAGGACACGAGCCGGGTGCGGTTTTTGTCCTCCTGCCAGTCCCTGGGCGACTGGGGCGCTTTCCGCGGGCTGCTGCGCTGGAGCGCGGCCACGGTGCTGGCGGTGAGCTGCCTGCTCGGCCTCGGACTGGCGCTCACTGTCCAGATCGCCGGGGCGCGTATCCCGGAGGAACTGGGCCGGGCGCTGCTGGCTGGGGGCGCGCTCCTGCCGGTGCTGACCCTGACCGCCCTGAACGCCTCGGCCCTGCAGGCGGTTAAAAAAGTGGCGGCCTCGGACACTCCCCGCCTGGCCGGGCACGGGGCCCTGGCCCTGCTGGCCGCCGGGGCGATATTCGCACCGGGGTTCGATTTCTCACCGGCCGCGGTTATGGGCCTCACTTTCGCGTCCAATTTTCTGGCTCTGGGACTGGGACTGGTGCTGCTGCGGCGCAGTCTGCCGTCACAGGCGCTGAGCGCCGCCCCGGTCTACCATCCCCACGCCTGGCTCGGCCTGGGGCTGGCCATGCTGGCGGTAAACGGCCAGTTCCTGATCCTCAACCGTATCGATATCCTGATGCTCAAGTTCTTCGTGCCGGACGCCACGGTGGGGGTGTACGGGATCGCGGTGCGCCTGGCCGCGGCGGTGCCGTTCGGGCTGGATGCGATCAGCATGATCGCGGCTCCGCTGGTGGCTCAGCTCTATGCCGAAAAACGCACGGTGGAGCTTAGACGGGTGGTGCACCTGGCGGTGAGCTGGTCGGCCCTGCTGTCGTCCGCGATCTTTCTGGCTCTTGTAATCGGAGGAAAAATCTGGCTGGGGGTGTTCGGGCCCGAGTTCCCGGGCGGGTATGTTCCTCTGGTCATACTCTGCACCGGGCAACTGTTCAACGCCCTGACCGGACCCTCCGGGCTCCTGCTGACCATGACCGGACTCGAGCGCAAGCTGGCCGTGCTTATCGGGCTGGCCCTGCCGGCCAATGCGCTGCTCAACTGGCTGCTCATCCCGCCGCTGGGCGCGGCAGGGGCCGCTCTCGCCACCTGCACGGTCACAGTGGGCTGGAACACGGTGGCGGTTATCCTTATCCGGCGCAAACTGCGTTTGTGGTGCGTGTTCGGCCTGAGCGGCAGAACGCCGCGGGAAGCGGAGAACGGAATATGA
- a CDS encoding T9SS type A sorting domain-containing protein, which produces MLRKSLLLMLFMALAPLTVFAQGSRPVRQITDADIVGNTTWSKDTVYVLNGFVFVEDGEVLNIQAGTVIKGKPGQGVNASALIVARGGRIYARGSSSQPIIFTAESDDVDNPNDLPSDSRGLWGGLILLGKARINTAKGTGNIEGIPDTEPRGAYGGSNDHDNSGVYQYLSLRYGGTDIGAGNEINGLTFGAVGDSTVVDHIEVFNNADDGYEWFGGTVNTKYLVSAFNGDDSFDTDEGFNGKSQFWFAIQSDQNGIGNRGGEHDGGTVPEDGLPLSIPVHYNCTYIGAGVGTANVENDLTFIFRDNAGGRYMNSVFTDFNNEAIDVEDLTSGEDSRHRLELGDLTLTNNLFYGYGAGSTWDKLVHNGTTTNAYVVTYLSDAANHNSISDPMLHGISRTSNGMLDPRPKSGSPALTAGATVPSDGFYTQVSYKGAFGPDAGDNWLRGWTFLDQAGYLATPVESGKPVKVVADKDITRNTTFYADTIYALNGFVFVEDGEVLTIQPGTVIKGKPGQGVNASALIVARGGKIYAQGTAVKPIIFTAESDNVDEVDDLPLDARGLWGGVILLGKARINTAKGTGNIEGIPDTEPRGAYGGTDDHDNSGIMQYCSLRYGGTDIGAGNEINGLTFGAVGDGTTIDHIEVFNNADDGYEWFGGTVNTKYLISAFNGDDSFDTDEGFNGKSQFWFAIQSDQNGIGNRGGEHDGGTVPEDGLPLSIPVHYNSTYIGAGVGTANVENDLTFIFRDNAGGRYMNSVFTDFNNKAIDVEDLTSGEDSRHRLEVGDLTLTNNLFYGYGAGSTWTDLVLNGATTSAYVVTYMSDAANHNDIVNPKLRGISRTNDGKLDPRVEFGSPALSVGAAVPSDGFYTQVTYKGAFNATDDWALGWTFLDKAGFLSHTVYQDTTHQDTTGKKNCDFNLDSKNDVSDVIFMLLLSRSNPTDSRLDWNHDGHYMINDAVDLLLDIRNGNCSGSTVLLASVDGGMIAGASAVSAPRLSEDEVRFLETQIQVMGLTEEQEAEFHVAMYGAGAPASLPKAFSLAQNSPNPFNPSTTISFAVPEGSNGKVSLKVYDLRGSTVRTLIDEVRTPGAYQVFWDGNDNRGQAVASGVYFYRMQAGDFVMTRKMVLLR; this is translated from the coding sequence ATGTTGAGAAAAAGTCTGTTACTCATGCTCTTTATGGCGCTGGCGCCGCTCACGGTGTTCGCCCAGGGCAGCCGGCCGGTCAGACAGATCACCGATGCCGACATAGTTGGCAACACGACCTGGTCCAAGGATACGGTTTACGTGCTCAACGGCTTCGTGTTCGTCGAGGACGGCGAGGTCCTGAACATACAGGCCGGAACGGTGATCAAGGGCAAGCCCGGCCAGGGCGTGAACGCCAGCGCTCTGATCGTGGCCCGCGGCGGCAGGATCTACGCCCGCGGCTCCTCCAGCCAGCCGATCATTTTCACCGCTGAATCCGACGATGTGGATAACCCGAACGATTTACCAAGCGACAGCCGCGGCCTCTGGGGCGGCCTGATCCTGCTGGGCAAGGCCCGTATCAACACGGCCAAGGGCACCGGCAACATCGAGGGTATTCCCGACACCGAGCCCCGCGGCGCCTACGGCGGCAGCAACGACCATGACAACAGCGGTGTGTACCAGTACCTCTCCCTGCGCTACGGCGGCACTGACATCGGCGCGGGCAACGAGATCAACGGCCTGACTTTCGGCGCGGTGGGCGACAGCACCGTGGTCGACCACATCGAGGTGTTCAACAACGCCGATGACGGCTACGAGTGGTTCGGCGGCACGGTGAACACCAAGTACCTGGTCAGCGCTTTCAACGGCGACGACAGCTTTGACACGGACGAGGGCTTCAACGGCAAGAGCCAGTTCTGGTTCGCGATCCAGAGCGACCAGAACGGCATCGGCAACCGCGGCGGCGAGCATGACGGCGGCACGGTTCCGGAGGACGGGCTTCCGCTGTCGATCCCGGTGCACTACAACTGCACCTACATCGGCGCCGGAGTGGGCACGGCCAATGTCGAGAACGACCTGACCTTCATCTTCCGTGACAACGCCGGCGGCCGCTACATGAACAGCGTATTCACGGATTTCAACAATGAAGCGATAGATGTCGAGGACCTGACCAGCGGCGAGGACAGCCGTCACCGCCTGGAACTGGGCGACCTTACCCTGACCAACAATCTATTCTACGGTTACGGCGCGGGCAGCACCTGGGACAAGCTGGTGCACAACGGGACCACGACGAACGCCTATGTCGTGACCTACCTGAGCGACGCGGCCAACCACAACAGCATCAGCGATCCGATGCTTCATGGGATCAGCCGCACCAGCAACGGCATGCTCGACCCGCGGCCCAAGTCGGGCAGCCCGGCGTTGACAGCCGGCGCCACGGTCCCGAGCGACGGGTTCTACACCCAGGTGAGCTACAAGGGTGCGTTCGGTCCGGATGCCGGTGACAACTGGCTGCGGGGCTGGACGTTCCTGGATCAGGCCGGTTACCTGGCCACCCCGGTCGAGTCCGGCAAGCCGGTCAAGGTCGTGGCGGACAAGGACATCACCAGGAACACCACTTTCTATGCTGACACGATTTATGCACTGAACGGCTTCGTGTTCGTCGAGGACGGCGAGGTCCTGACCATCCAGCCCGGCACGGTGATCAAGGGCAAGCCCGGTCAGGGTGTGAACGCCAGCGCTCTGATCGTGGCCCGCGGCGGCAAAATTTACGCTCAGGGCACGGCGGTCAAGCCGATCATCTTCACCGCCGAGTCGGACAATGTGGATGAGGTCGACGACCTTCCGCTGGACGCCCGTGGCCTCTGGGGCGGCGTGATCCTGCTGGGCAAGGCCCGCATCAACACGGCCAAGGGCACCGGCAACATCGAGGGTATCCCCGACACTGAGCCGCGCGGCGCTTACGGCGGCACGGATGACCATGACAACAGCGGTATCATGCAGTACTGCTCGCTGCGCTACGGCGGCACGGACATCGGCGCGGGCAACGAGATCAACGGACTGACTTTCGGCGCGGTGGGCGACGGCACCACGATCGACCACATCGAGGTGTTCAACAACGCCGATGACGGTTACGAATGGTTCGGCGGCACGGTGAACACCAAGTACCTGATCAGCGCTTTCAACGGCGACGACAGCTTTGACACGGATGAAGGCTTCAACGGCAAGAGCCAGTTCTGGTTCGCGATCCAGAGCGACCAGAACGGCATCGGCAACCGCGGCGGCGAGCATGACGGCGGCACGGTTCCGGAGGACGGGCTTCCGCTGTCGATCCCGGTGCACTACAATTCCACCTACATTGGCGCCGGAGTGGGCACGGCCAATGTCGAGAACGACCTGACCTTCATCTTCCGTGACAACGCCGGTGGCCGCTACATGAACAGCGTGTTCACGGATTTCAACAACAAGGCGATCGACGTCGAGGACCTGACCAGCGGCGAGGACAGCCGTCACCGCCTGGAAGTCGGCGACCTGACCCTGACCAACAACCTATTCTACGGTTACGGCGCGGGCAGCACCTGGACCGACCTGGTGCTGAACGGGGCCACGACCAGCGCCTATGTCGTGACCTATATGAGCGATGCCGCCAATCACAACGACATCGTCAATCCCAAGCTGCGCGGGATCAGCCGCACCAACGACGGCAAGCTGGACCCGCGCGTGGAGTTCGGCAGCCCGGCCCTGAGCGTCGGCGCCGCAGTCCCGAGCGACGGGTTCTATACGCAGGTCACCTACAAGGGTGCGTTCAACGCCACCGATGACTGGGCCCTGGGCTGGACTTTCCTGGACAAGGCCGGTTTCCTGAGCCACACGGTCTACCAGGATACCACGCATCAGGACACCACAGGCAAGAAGAACTGCGATTTCAACCTGGACAGCAAGAACGACGTGTCGGACGTGATCTTCATGCTGCTGCTCAGCCGCAGCAATCCCACCGACTCGCGCCTGGACTGGAACCATGACGGCCACTACATGATCAACGACGCCGTGGACCTGCTGCTCGATATACGCAACGGCAACTGCTCCGGTTCCACTGTACTGCTGGCCTCGGTCGACGGCGGCATGATCGCCGGCGCTTCGGCTGTGTCCGCGCCCAGGCTGAGCGAGGACGAGGTCAGGTTCCTCGAAACCCAGATACAGGTCATGGGCCTGACCGAGGAGCAGGAAGCCGAGTTCCACGTGGCCATGTACGGCGCCGGCGCTCCGGCCTCGCTGCCCAAGGCTTTCTCCCTGGCCCAGAACTCGCCCAACCCGTTCAACCCCTCCACCACGATCTCGTTCGCGGTGCCCGAGGGCTCCAACGGCAAGGTGAGCCTGAAAGTGTACGACCTGCGCGGCAGCACAGTGCGCACCCTGATCGATGAGGTGCGCACCCCGGGCGCCTACCAGGTTTTCTGGGACGGCAACGACAACCGCGGCCAGGCCGTGGCCAGCGGTGTCTACTTCTATCGCATGCAGGCCGGTGATTTCGTGATGACCAGAAAGATGGTTCTCCTGAGATAG
- a CDS encoding class I SAM-dependent methyltransferase: MSLDKQSLAAPRFWENLWEQAPVRSLPFNPQRGAFGQIHARLQKYLPRDAEMSLLEVGCYPGRFMWYFNRYFGYRVEGIEYIGWCCDKTRELLISTGVEATVRQCDLLAWEPTEQERWDVVASIGFVEHFEDCTTVVARHAHLLKPGGFLVLEIPNHTGLYGKLLHWMAPAAWSVHNRMGLEQLEAAVRSVGGLEILTATSCGKFSLGHVGFLERSRRAGRPIHLAARVLKRALELLLRVVPEKLSLNSYFLVVARKTRD, encoded by the coding sequence ATGAGCCTGGACAAGCAGTCCCTGGCCGCACCCCGGTTCTGGGAGAACCTCTGGGAGCAGGCCCCGGTCCGCTCCCTGCCGTTCAATCCGCAAAGGGGGGCCTTCGGACAAATCCACGCCCGGCTGCAAAAGTATCTACCTCGAGATGCGGAGATGTCCCTGCTGGAGGTGGGCTGCTATCCGGGGCGTTTCATGTGGTATTTCAACCGCTATTTCGGCTACCGGGTGGAAGGGATCGAGTATATCGGCTGGTGCTGCGACAAAACCAGAGAGCTGCTGATAAGCACCGGAGTGGAGGCCACAGTGCGCCAGTGTGATTTGCTGGCCTGGGAGCCGACAGAACAGGAACGCTGGGACGTGGTGGCGAGCATCGGCTTCGTGGAGCACTTCGAGGACTGCACCACGGTCGTGGCCCGCCACGCCCACCTTTTGAAGCCCGGTGGGTTCCTGGTGCTCGAGATCCCGAACCACACCGGCTTGTATGGAAAGCTCCTCCACTGGATGGCTCCCGCGGCTTGGAGCGTGCATAATCGCATGGGGCTGGAACAGCTCGAGGCGGCGGTTCGCTCGGTGGGAGGCCTGGAGATACTGACCGCAACCAGTTGTGGGAAATTCAGCCTCGGACATGTGGGCTTTCTCGAACGCAGCCGTCGCGCCGGCCGTCCGATCCATCTGGCGGCCCGTGTGCTGAAACGGGCCTTGGAGCTCTTGCTGCGGGTCGTCCCGGAAAAGCTCAGCCTGAACTCCTATTTCCTGGTGGTCGCGCGTAAAACCCGGGATTGA
- a CDS encoding response regulator transcription factor, with the protein MARKHVLLVEDDEDILELLRYNLSEEGYTVDGAVTGEEALRLIVTKLPDLVILDLMLPGLDGMEVCKMIKRDPKTSHIPIVMLTAKSEDSDIVAGLELGADDYITKPFSPRVLIARVRAVLRRKSKEQTDETSTIQLHDLVINPGRHEVLAENSQVELTSTEFRVLHFLARRPGWVFTRNQIVEGVHGYDYPVTERSIDFQIASLRKKLGPAGKYIRTVRGVGYRFKD; encoded by the coding sequence ATGGCGAGAAAACACGTTCTGCTGGTCGAAGACGATGAGGACATCCTGGAACTCCTGCGCTACAACCTGAGCGAGGAGGGCTACACGGTGGATGGGGCGGTCACGGGCGAGGAGGCGCTGCGCCTGATCGTGACCAAGCTACCCGACCTGGTGATCCTGGACCTGATGCTGCCGGGCCTGGACGGGATGGAGGTCTGCAAGATGATCAAGCGCGACCCCAAGACCTCGCACATCCCGATTGTGATGCTGACCGCCAAGAGCGAGGACAGCGACATCGTGGCCGGGCTGGAGCTGGGCGCGGATGACTACATCACCAAGCCGTTCAGCCCGCGGGTGCTGATCGCCCGGGTGCGCGCGGTGCTGCGCCGCAAATCCAAGGAGCAGACCGACGAGACCTCCACGATCCAGCTACACGACCTGGTGATCAATCCCGGCCGTCACGAGGTGCTGGCCGAGAACTCGCAGGTGGAGCTGACCTCGACCGAGTTCCGGGTCCTGCATTTCCTGGCCCGCCGCCCGGGCTGGGTCTTCACCCGCAACCAGATCGTCGAGGGCGTGCACGGCTACGACTACCCCGTGACCGAGCGTTCGATCGATTTCCAGATCGCCTCGCTACGCAAGAAACTGGGGCCCGCGGGCAAGTATATCCGCACCGTGCGCGGGGTGGGATACCGTTTCAAGGACTGA
- a CDS encoding TonB-dependent receptor: MSAQSAELAQAKTVKVRGTVMDVESGKPVVAASVYLKGTRWGGLTNTRGEFSFTVLEPGSYTLTVTLVGYSQLEQPLTVAAGRESTVELKLQPEVIQMEGFVVEGVAEAEKQEDQILAQRRSAVAIQDGIGSETISRTGSSNAADAVSKMTGASVVDGKYVYVRGLGERYSTTQLNGSELPSPDPYRRAVQMDLFPSNLLDRIVTVKTFTPDRPGNFSGGSVDIWTKRFPQEFTFNYSASSSYNPQVTGKSGFLTYKGGKTDWLGIDDGSRALPAAFSDPTFKMPDIGSTYSDQAKAHELDALTRSFSPIMAPTTGTGPMNYNWSMSSGDKVMLGGRELGLLGTLTYSRSASFYDKGQVGRWQLTGNVDQTDDLNNDYLLQDTRASDKVLWGGLANLSYKLDENNVIGFNLMYNHSGESIARYQYGSLPRDLTGDAVYETRSLGYTERSLNSMQLRGEHDFEPLHNLHFEWTAARNTTYQQEPDLRFFTDNYTMRERSGVVDTVYSIRKSIYPYPTRYYRDLNEDNNNLDLQFSLPFKQWEGLASRFKFGGAWNTTDRDFRERRFEYAQTSYAQYDGDPLSFYQPQYLGIVDSVNGRYRFGQYIQDASEDRGNYDGKQDIYAGFAMVELPLSKRWQLIGGARMEATRMDVISHDSTLARGRIDKDDLLPSINMIYLLRDDVNFRAAYGRTLARPNFREMAPYASFDFVGDVFFIGNQNLERTLIDNYDLRWEWFYGSGEVLAVSGFYKDFSNPIERVIKTINGEVQYQNVDRARVYGLELEGRLRLMRLNELLGRYSVGANLTFTHSAVNIAPDELEVIRSLNPYASGKRQLQGQPPYVLNLDLSYDNPERGSLASLTYNVIGERMSEVSLGGTPNVFEQPASMLDFTLTQKVWHGYSLKFGAHNLLDSRIRKVQHFKSKDYVEQEYRLGRVFSLGVNYSLK, from the coding sequence TTGTCGGCGCAAAGCGCCGAGCTGGCCCAGGCCAAGACAGTAAAAGTCCGCGGCACGGTCATGGATGTCGAGAGCGGCAAGCCCGTGGTGGCGGCCTCGGTCTACCTCAAGGGCACCCGGTGGGGCGGGCTGACCAACACCCGCGGCGAATTCTCGTTCACCGTTCTCGAGCCCGGCAGCTACACCCTGACCGTGACCCTGGTCGGCTACTCGCAGCTCGAGCAGCCGCTCACTGTCGCGGCGGGTCGCGAGAGCACGGTCGAGCTGAAACTCCAGCCCGAGGTCATCCAGATGGAGGGCTTCGTGGTGGAGGGTGTGGCCGAGGCCGAGAAACAGGAGGATCAGATCCTGGCCCAGCGCCGCAGCGCCGTGGCCATTCAGGATGGGATCGGCAGCGAGACAATTTCCCGCACCGGCAGCTCAAATGCGGCGGACGCGGTGAGCAAGATGACCGGCGCCTCGGTTGTTGACGGCAAGTACGTGTACGTGCGCGGCCTGGGCGAGCGCTACAGCACCACCCAGCTCAACGGCTCCGAGTTGCCCAGCCCGGACCCCTACCGCCGGGCGGTCCAGATGGACCTGTTCCCCTCCAACCTGCTCGACCGCATCGTCACGGTGAAAACCTTCACCCCCGACCGTCCGGGTAATTTCTCCGGCGGCAGCGTGGACATCTGGACCAAGCGCTTCCCGCAGGAATTCACTTTCAACTACAGCGCCTCCTCCTCGTACAACCCCCAGGTGACCGGCAAGAGCGGTTTCCTCACCTACAAGGGTGGCAAGACCGACTGGCTGGGAATCGATGACGGCTCCCGGGCGCTGCCCGCGGCTTTCTCCGACCCGACTTTCAAAATGCCGGACATCGGCTCCACCTATTCCGATCAGGCCAAGGCCCACGAGCTGGACGCCCTGACCCGCTCTTTCAGCCCGATTATGGCCCCGACCACCGGGACCGGCCCGATGAACTACAACTGGTCGATGTCCTCCGGCGACAAGGTGATGCTGGGCGGGCGCGAGCTGGGCCTGCTGGGCACGCTGACCTACAGCCGCAGCGCCTCGTTCTACGACAAAGGGCAGGTCGGGCGCTGGCAGCTCACCGGCAACGTGGACCAGACCGACGACCTGAACAACGACTACCTTCTCCAGGACACGCGGGCCTCGGACAAGGTGCTCTGGGGCGGGCTGGCCAATCTGTCCTATAAGCTCGACGAAAACAACGTGATCGGTTTCAACCTGATGTACAACCACAGCGGCGAGAGCATCGCCCGCTACCAGTACGGCAGCCTGCCGCGCGACCTGACCGGGGATGCGGTGTACGAGACCCGTTCCCTGGGCTACACCGAGCGCTCGCTCAATTCCATGCAGCTGCGCGGCGAGCACGATTTCGAGCCCCTGCATAACCTTCATTTCGAGTGGACCGCCGCGCGCAACACCACCTATCAGCAGGAGCCGGACCTGCGGTTCTTCACCGACAACTACACCATGCGCGAGCGTTCCGGCGTCGTGGACACGGTCTACAGCATCCGTAAGTCGATCTACCCCTATCCGACCCGTTATTATCGTGACCTGAACGAGGACAACAATAACCTGGACTTGCAGTTCAGCCTGCCGTTCAAGCAGTGGGAAGGGCTGGCGAGCCGCTTCAAGTTCGGCGGGGCCTGGAACACCACCGACCGCGATTTCCGCGAGCGCCGCTTCGAGTACGCCCAGACCTCGTACGCCCAGTACGACGGCGACCCGCTGTCGTTCTACCAGCCGCAGTACCTCGGAATAGTCGACTCGGTCAACGGCCGCTACCGTTTCGGCCAGTACATCCAGGACGCCTCGGAGGATCGGGGCAATTATGACGGCAAACAGGACATCTACGCCGGGTTCGCCATGGTCGAGCTGCCGCTGTCCAAGCGCTGGCAACTGATCGGCGGGGCGCGCATGGAGGCCACCCGCATGGACGTGATCAGCCACGACAGCACCCTGGCCCGCGGCCGGATCGACAAGGATGACCTGCTGCCCTCGATCAACATGATCTACCTGCTGCGCGATGACGTCAATTTCCGCGCCGCCTATGGCCGCACCCTGGCCCGGCCGAATTTCCGCGAAATGGCGCCTTACGCCTCGTTCGATTTCGTGGGCGATGTCTTCTTCATCGGCAACCAGAATCTCGAGCGCACCCTGATCGACAACTACGACCTGCGCTGGGAGTGGTTCTACGGATCGGGTGAGGTCCTGGCGGTCAGCGGCTTCTACAAGGATTTCAGCAACCCCATCGAGCGCGTGATCAAGACGATCAACGGCGAGGTGCAGTACCAGAACGTGGATCGCGCCAGGGTCTACGGCCTGGAGCTGGAGGGCCGCCTGCGCCTGATGCGCCTCAACGAGCTGCTCGGCCGCTACAGTGTCGGCGCCAACCTGACTTTCACTCACTCCGCGGTCAATATCGCCCCGGATGAGCTGGAGGTCATCCGCTCGCTCAACCCATACGCCTCCGGCAAGCGCCAGCTCCAGGGCCAGCCGCCCTACGTGCTGAACCTGGACCTGAGCTACGACAACCCGGAGCGCGGCTCCCTGGCCTCGCTTACTTACAATGTCATCGGCGAGCGGATGAGCGAGGTGAGCCTGGGCGGCACCCCAAATGTCTTCGAGCAGCCCGCCTCCATGCTCGATTTCACCCTGACCCAGAAAGTCTGGCACGGCTACAGCCTCAAGTTCGGAGCGCACAACCTTCTGGATTCCCGGATACGCAAGGTGCAGCACTTCAAGTCGAAAGACTACGTGGAACAGGAATACCGCCTGGGACGTGTGTTCTCCCTTGGAGTCAATTACAGCCTGAAATAG
- a CDS encoding PorV/PorQ family protein — MLKKMAYAIFTAVVALAFVALPLFAQGIERKEYTGLDKYPSQGRPSGSSFVGIRAAEFLTIPVGARAIGMGGAYSAVADDITSIWWNPAGLGFMQNREVMFNVVDYTLDLTYNYAAAAVPVMDNRMTVGFFFGYLDIPDEEITTITSPNGTGSFYNAYDFQMGGALAYNLSDRFTAGVNLKYIHQDFFQDISGNAFGIDAGAIYHTELMDREIRFSFAIQNLGTNITMRGDKLRASLPPQSMTGGIPDGYGDYSTDPFAMVNRSTRDAYFLTHTYRLPTVVKIALAYNIYTSEKANWLAAGEIWRNSNIPISYTAGTELNYNFTPFLSGALRMGWEVKTDELTDKTDEMGLAYYGDDPTMRGFSFGGGFKQTFGGRNIGFNYAYKNKGRLTADNFFTISVGF; from the coding sequence ATGTTGAAAAAAATGGCTTATGCCATCTTCACCGCCGTAGTGGCCCTGGCGTTCGTTGCGCTTCCGCTGTTCGCGCAGGGCATCGAGCGCAAGGAATACACCGGCTTGGACAAGTATCCCAGCCAGGGTCGTCCAAGCGGCTCCTCATTCGTCGGCATCCGCGCCGCCGAATTTCTGACCATCCCGGTCGGGGCCCGCGCCATCGGTATGGGCGGCGCCTATTCCGCAGTGGCGGATGATATCACCTCGATCTGGTGGAACCCGGCCGGTCTGGGATTCATGCAGAATCGGGAAGTCATGTTCAACGTGGTCGATTACACTCTCGACCTGACTTACAACTACGCCGCCGCCGCAGTGCCGGTCATGGACAACCGGATGACAGTGGGTTTCTTCTTCGGCTATCTGGATATCCCGGATGAGGAAATCACCACCATCACCAGTCCGAACGGCACGGGCAGCTTCTACAACGCCTATGATTTCCAGATGGGCGGCGCGCTGGCCTACAACCTTTCCGACCGTTTCACCGCCGGCGTCAACCTGAAGTATATCCACCAGGATTTCTTTCAGGACATCTCCGGCAACGCGTTCGGCATCGATGCAGGCGCGATTTACCACACCGAGCTGATGGACCGCGAGATCCGCTTCTCGTTCGCCATCCAGAACCTCGGCACCAACATCACCATGCGCGGCGACAAGCTGCGCGCCTCACTGCCGCCGCAGAGCATGACCGGCGGCATTCCCGATGGCTATGGGGACTATTCGACCGACCCGTTCGCCATGGTGAACCGCTCCACCCGTGATGCCTATTTCCTGACCCACACCTACCGCCTGCCGACCGTGGTCAAGATCGCGCTGGCCTACAACATCTACACGAGCGAGAAGGCCAACTGGCTGGCCGCCGGCGAAATCTGGCGTAACAGCAACATCCCGATCAGCTACACTGCCGGCACCGAGCTGAACTACAACTTCACCCCCTTCCTGAGCGGCGCTCTGCGCATGGGTTGGGAAGTGAAGACCGACGAACTGACCGACAAGACCGACGAGATGGGCCTCGCCTACTACGGCGACGATCCCACCATGCGCGGGTTCAGCTTCGGCGGCGGGTTCAAGCAGACTTTCGGCGGCCGGAACATCGGATTCAACTACGCTTACAAGAACAAAGGCCGCCTTACCGCGGACAACTTCTTCACCATCAGCGTAGGCTTCTGA